CAGGCTGCTCCTGAATACATCCAGAGCTCTGATTAGGCCGCTCCTGAATACAGCCAGAGCTCCAAGAAGACTGCTCCTGAATACAGCCAGAGCTCTGGGTGGGACACTCCTGAATACAGCCAGAGCTTTGAGCAGACTGCTCCTGAATACAGCCAGAGCTCTGGGTGGGACACTCCTGAATACAGCCAAAGCTCTGGGTGGGCAACTCCTGAATGCAGCCAGAGCTCTGGGTGGGCAACTCCTGAATGCAGCCAGAGCTCTGGGTGGGCAACTCCTGAATGCAGCCAGAGCTCTGGGTGGGCCACTCCTGAACACAGAGGGAGCTCCAGGTGGGCAACTCCTGAATACAGCCTGGTGGCCCACTCCTGAATATAGCCAGAGCTCCGGGTGAGCCACTCCTGAATACAGCCAGAGCTCCGGGTGGGCCGCTCCTGAATACAGCCAGAACTCTGGGCAGACCACTTCAGAATACAGCCGGAGCTCTGGGTAGGCCGCTCCTGAATACAGCCCGAGCTTCACACAGACCACTCCTGAATACAGCCAGAGGTCCAGAAGAGTCATTCCTAAATACAGCCAGAGCTCTGGGTGAGCCGCTTCTGAATACAGCCAGAGCTGTAGGTGGGCCACTACTGAATACAGCCGGAGCTCTAGGCGGAGTGCTCCTGAATACAGCCAGAGGTCTGAGCAGGCTGCTCTTGAATACATCCAGAGCTCTGAGCAGGCTGCTCCTGAATACAGCCAGAGCTCTGAGCAGGCTGCTCCAGAatacatctttttttatttatttctgtgttGCCATATGCTCAGATCCATAACTTTATGTattgtttttaaatatttttgaaaCTCGCGACTCCACCTCATCTGCGCATGTACTAATGAAAGACTGGGTTCCTGAGTGGCTGCTCCATGAAGCGCAGAACAGTAAGCATATTACAAACCTTCTTCTACTGGCATGTTACGTGTAGTAAGATGGCTCCTGGAAAACCAATTTAATTATAATTGTTGTGagcaatatggattattatttactgtcagccatgttcccacaccaaccatctgctgagaggtagcagaggtagtgagctccaCAGGGAGGGCCCTGTTTCAAAGCCCAGCCACCTGGCAAATAACTTTttgcaggccacctttgtttacaatttctcacctctgttcagccagccaggaacccagctaatggaacaggaaagacctctctgcagggggtctaggccaGTCCCCagtttatttaaaattttcagcGATATTGGAGCCGgcggttcataaggaattatgaattgcccggCCATCACAGccacaaaccggatacatatttgtgtccctgtggccacgatggtcatagtttggtggtgggatgccagggaagggataTATACACATcttcccacagaaaccaaataacggtacaaTGCTTGGACTtcacttgtagccggaacccagttgggtccgttggtcccagaaccatctccttgTGGCCTTCTGGTCAGGAGCTATGAAcactaaagggttttgtgggtcatttgctgccagcccaaaAGAGGGGGGTGGACCCTTCCTAGaggcaggaagaggaggggccggctacagtttaaaaggcttgtgccagcaagcgggcgtgtttTTCtttgaaggagggtcacatcgtgccatgtgtttagagggacctgcaacctgctgacatcactgccctccatgtgaatatagctaagaactcatcacaacccaaaagcacttatccatctggtaaactgacttgtactctgtgtaatcctgtttgtaccataccaccGATATTTGAAACCCCACACCATTGGATATATtccttgtgtgtatagtgttatttctagtgTGCCCTAatggcgattaaatatataatttagtcTTCTGCTGtctggtatctcgatcacgaatccccatgtccgtgttttggcctagttataagctactgaGGGTCGGTTTCCTAActtatataatcccgttagcggaccagaCTTATATCAAACAatgaactggtggcagtcttcctGGGCTGAGGACGCGccgtttcactgcggcagtgaaaatgctccctcagcttgttgcctctctgtgcccgtgtggacaggaggagtctgtgaacactgtaccaagctgaccttacctgctcctccaggtgggtgtaacgtcacgccttggttaccagtgaccataccgtatctcgtgagctcaatgtagttgacgtcaagcgggcacgaggggtggtatccctCACAATTTTTAACGCCTCTCCTGCATCCATCAGCATTAACCATTAGTGTGCAGCCATAGGACTCGGCTGGTATGTGACCTTATTATTACTTAATACAGGACAGGACCCTTCGTGGTTAATGATTATATCACTCATGGCAGTATGATTTGTCGTCCTCTCCCCGAGTCTACAGACGAGAGCTGAACACCAGCAGTAGCAGGTCTGTCATGTCTATACACCATATGTACCCCGGTGGCTGAGCGGACCAGACCTCGTTGTGATCTTGAAGTTGGGGTAAGAGGGTCTCTGGGCTGAGTACACAGTATGTGGCCCCTAGGATGTTGGTAGGAGAAGGTCCAGGGTAGGTATAGTGGTGGGTCCAGAAGCTGAGGGGCCAACTACACTGACACTGGAGGCTCCGGGGTGTTTGGGAAGGACAGGAGGGTAATGCAAGACTGAAGGCATGCACCAATCTACAGAGCTGCCAGGGATGGTGGGGTTATTCCTTCTAGTTGTAATTAATAGCCTGCGGTCCGGTTACTACATCGGATCTGATGACAGCCCCCGGACCAGTGTTCTGGATATGATTAAAAGACCCCCAGTCCTAAAAGGGTTAAGTTGTATCAACTTAGAGTATCAACCCAATTCTATTCACATGGAAAAAGTTACAgttttatgttaaaggggttctccgggatcaGAATGTACCATCAATATCAGGTCGTTGGGGGTCCGACTTCGGGCTCCCCAGCTGCTTGAAGGTGGTGCAGGGTTAGTGCAAGTGTTGAGGCCTTTTCATTGTTTGCACGGGTCCATCTACACCTCTGTATCATCTCATTTCTAGTGGTAGTGCAGGGTAcggaggataggctatcaatagtcTGATCCCAAaacacccctttaaatatagCCGTACTTTTTATGAATTTTGAAATGATGAAATTGtgatttattaataaataaaattctgAGATCTTACAATTTTACACTGAGTCTTATAATAAGCTGACATTCCCTATTCTGTAGcaatcacttctcagcagtcatctcattatcatctcaGGAACAACTACAATGACAGGTAATACCTCTTTATAGATAACACACGATCAACCATTCGATATAATTTATGTTACATCCTCTTCTTCTCTGCACAACGACCACTATGCCTAATAATAGGCTGACACtacctgttctgtagagatctcttctcagcagtcatctcattatcatcacaggtggGATTACAATAATAAATATCCCCTCTGTATAGCAAAGGTATACCATTTACTATAGCTGATGTCAAAGTCTATCTACTCCCCTTCCCTACAGAATTACCTCTGTAAAGATCACAGAGTATACCTACAacactgtcccatagaagtctaCAGGTAATAGTTACAACTTATCTCCTCCTCTTCCCTGCACAATGTCaactgcacagatcacagagcatgcccacaacactcccctatagaagtcaatgagtcacCAAACATTTCTATGATCCATGCGGCTCCTGTAAAGCAAGTCTCTGAATGCTATCAATATAATCTCAGCAAACATGGCcgtccccataatcatgtactaaaaatataattttttttttttttttaaacataatatTTTTGGCATATTACTATAAGAACCTAGAATTTTTGCATGTGTCTTAATATATTTTGCCTCGTTTCATTTTTGCTTCTTCAGGGAGTCAATATGTCCTCCTACAAAGTGCGTTTGTACAAGGAATCTGACCATCGTACGGTCCATGAGATCTTCACATCCGGTTGTCATGAACACATCTCTCCAGCTTTCTACAACGCCTTAAGGCAACCTCACAACTCACTTCTACTCTTGGTGGGACTCGTTCTTCCACTGGTCACTAATGGATCCATCCTGTTCTCCATCTTGGTTGGGTTCATTCTGTTGCTCATGTTATGGCTCCCCGGTAGAGAGTTTTTCCTTTATCATCTTAGGCATGGTCTGGCCGGAGATTTGAAGAACATTAGTAAATATTATCTAGAGAGGGAAGGTTATTGCTTCTGGGTGGTGGAGCTAGAAGGAGAAGTTGTGGGCATGGTGGCCGCTATCCCATACATTACCCCTCAGGAGAGGAGCGTGGAGCTAAAGAGGATGAACGTATCTCGTGCCCACAGAGGCAAAGGGCTCGCCAAATTATTATGCAGTACAGTGATTGACTTTGCACAGAAGAGTGGGCGTCATGCGGTGATCCTAACCACCACGGCCATACAGGTTGATGGCAGGCGACTCTATGAGAAGATGGGCTTCAAGAGTGCAGACCTAGCTCCATACAACCCAGTACTAAACCTCGTCGGCATGCCTTGGGTTGGTTACAGATATGATATCCCCTCCAGTAGATGATCCTCTTTGATTATGTCACTTTTGGCATTGTTTCTGGTTTCCTATGTGAGTCATGCAATGGAGTTTTGAGTTGTCCTTCATTTTTGGTATGTCCACCCTTGATCTGTAGGCATCATAGTTATATAATCAGTAGGGTTCAGGAAAGAGAATGTCCACAAGGGGACTGTTTACATGATCTCAAGATATTAATAGACTAATCTTCTTATGTAACTCGAGGTCCTCAAAGGTGTTGCCCAGGGTCAACATAAAGGGTTACTAAGGAAATGTAATTGTATAAATCAATAAAGGAACCATTACTGGCCTGTTAAATCCTTTGCCACCATGTTCTGTGCTGCAGTGATGATGTCATGTCAATAATTACCACCTCAGCTAATCACCACCTCATTAATGATGCTGATATGAATACATAGGCCATCAACATTAAAATCCTGGATGACCCCATTATAGATGATCAACAGAGGCCTTAATGTATATAGCGTTGGAGAAAGTTCTACTTACCCAGTGGTCTCTCGTAGACATTCAGTACTTGGGGCCCAATAGTTTCTACATGTTTGGACTACAGTTCTGGTAAAGCTCAGATCTTCTCCAATTAAGTGGTTTTACTATTAAAGACTATCTCCAAAAATGCACTAAGAATTTAGGCTTTGGTTGGAACAGGGTCAAACTTAGAGATGAAGTTCCTCCATAACATGAAGCCCCATGCTGGTGTTAGTTGACTCTATCACTCCTCTCACCACTTGGGACAGGAGAACTTGGTGCTTGTTTGCTTCCAACTCCTTTCCATGATCCATAATTCTCCACACCTTTCCTGTTGCAGATaatattctggagaaaaaaatgcaacaaatggCTTTACCTAAAAGTGGATTTATACGGGAACGcttgttcccaacaatctgcccgtGCAAAGGTGCTgttgatcacccgatgaacgagagaAACCCTCATTCATCGGGTTATCCTGTAGTTCGTGCATCAATCATCATTTCTGTTTAGaccgcatgatctgctgcccggaAACAACGCTGCTCCATGAGAACTAACGATTACATTAgcaatccctcgtcctcatacagtggaggagatcgctgcatgtaaatggagTGTTCtcctccactgaacgagcagcagactgtcgggaaggaacgcttccttcctgacaatatgCTGCTCATTGCAAGATACTGTATAAATGCCCCTTAACAGCTTATTATAGACTAGGTT
This portion of the Bufo gargarizans isolate SCDJY-AF-19 chromosome 1, ASM1485885v1, whole genome shotgun sequence genome encodes:
- the LOC122934036 gene encoding probable N-acetyltransferase CML1; the encoded protein is MSSYKVRLYKESDHRTVHEIFTSGCHEHISPAFYNALRQPHNSLLLLVGLVLPLVTNGSILFSILVGFILLLMLWLPGREFFLYHLRHGLAGDLKNISKYYLEREGYCFWVVELEGEVVGMVAAIPYITPQERSVELKRMNVSRAHRGKGLAKLLCSTVIDFAQKSGRHAVILTTTAIQVDGRRLYEKMGFKSADLAPYNPVLNLVGMPWVGYRYDIPSSR